In Calothrix sp. PCC 7507, one DNA window encodes the following:
- a CDS encoding beta-1,6-N-acetylglucosaminyltransferase: MKIAYLMLAHKLPEQLARLVNALNNEESHFFIHLDARATTLLEESKKCLSSFENVHFVPKRYKCRWGQFSIVRGTISCLETLVTSGIEFDYVFLLSGQDYPIKSISHIESFLEKNRGKQFINCFSLEEENEWSDHPPPFEPISRAKDLHLFFRSRVIHLPIRRKFPNNFSPYGGSQWWTLSRDCINWMTKFMRDNPGFVNYFKYTFIPDELFFHSMIMNSPFKEDIIDNSLRYVDFTRANPTRPAVLGVEDFEFLQNGTSALFARKFDISRDSKILDLIDEKIINAPRFNCL, translated from the coding sequence ATGAAAATCGCATATCTCATGTTGGCACATAAGCTACCAGAACAGTTGGCACGCTTAGTCAATGCCTTAAATAACGAGGAAAGTCATTTTTTTATTCACCTTGATGCCCGCGCTACAACGCTTTTAGAAGAATCTAAAAAATGTCTTTCATCCTTTGAGAATGTCCACTTCGTGCCAAAGAGATACAAGTGTCGATGGGGACAATTTAGTATTGTTAGAGGAACAATTTCTTGTTTAGAAACACTTGTAACATCTGGTATTGAGTTTGATTATGTTTTTCTGTTGTCCGGACAGGATTACCCTATCAAAAGTATATCTCATATTGAATCTTTTTTAGAGAAAAATAGAGGAAAACAGTTTATAAATTGCTTCTCACTTGAGGAAGAGAATGAGTGGAGTGATCATCCCCCACCATTTGAACCAATCAGTAGAGCAAAAGATTTACATCTTTTCTTCAGGAGTAGAGTTATTCATCTACCAATTAGGCGAAAGTTTCCAAATAACTTTTCTCCTTACGGTGGCTCACAATGGTGGACTCTATCTAGAGATTGTATTAATTGGATGACGAAGTTTATGAGAGATAATCCAGGCTTTGTAAACTATTTTAAATATACATTTATCCCTGATGAATTGTTTTTTCATTCTATGATTATGAATTCACCTTTTAAAGAAGATATTATCGACAATAGCTTGAGATATGTGGATTTTACTAGAGCAAATCCTACTCGACCGGCAGTTCTAGGTGTGGAAGATTTTGAATTTCTACAGAATGGTACTAGTGCGTTGTTTGCCAGAAAGTTTGACATTAGTAGAGACAGTAAAATCTTAGATCTAATAGATGAAAAGATAATCAACGCTCCTAGATTCAATTGCTTGTGA
- a CDS encoding DUF563 domain-containing protein has translation MIEDRHAMKTFFEKIKQTLVPRIFRQWFKEIKRSINFIIGTGPYDLASFEYISSLAHNEENPYGLDYPESVTGIVYQESTKSVEYQNPPVSLTQKIVSRTVANRSRFLATGIFPEPPRIIYSLFRGGVICPQADFLIIYDVASRLAVKEVTHNWYESSRNQTVFLSSQTIDTTYLEGISLSLATLGGDSFYHFFHQSLPKIFLSQHLLKSVDHFLVNGNEERWRKKWLERSGIPLEKVIYINHRPLTHYQCEQLLFTSSVVADAQPTKWSISALRSLLDAHPSGQGNRWIWASRADINPAGVNRRVFAWEEELLQRFPKFEKVCFSSLSPEEVISVCRSCKVFAGPHGAAFSNLLFCNPDTLVVEFSPTTNLPPYFIRLAEVSGLNHVSVVADFEDLPENFEKIVVALAEILEDV, from the coding sequence ATGATTGAGGATCGCCATGCCATGAAGACGTTTTTTGAAAAAATTAAACAAACTTTGGTGCCGAGAATTTTTAGGCAGTGGTTTAAAGAAATTAAGCGCAGCATTAATTTCATCATTGGTACTGGTCCCTATGATTTAGCATCATTTGAGTATATTTCTAGCCTGGCTCATAATGAGGAAAATCCGTATGGGCTTGATTATCCAGAGTCGGTTACAGGTATTGTTTACCAAGAAAGTACGAAGTCGGTTGAATATCAAAATCCTCCTGTTAGCTTAACTCAGAAAATAGTCAGTAGAACAGTTGCCAATCGCTCCCGTTTCCTGGCGACAGGTATATTCCCTGAACCTCCTCGGATTATTTATTCACTCTTCCGAGGAGGAGTTATTTGTCCACAAGCTGATTTTCTGATCATATATGATGTAGCTTCACGGTTAGCTGTTAAAGAAGTAACACATAATTGGTACGAATCATCTCGAAACCAGACTGTATTCTTGTCATCCCAAACTATAGATACAACATATCTTGAAGGTATATCATTAAGTCTGGCAACTTTAGGTGGAGATTCCTTTTATCACTTTTTCCATCAGTCTTTACCAAAGATATTTCTCAGTCAACACCTGTTAAAGTCAGTCGATCACTTTTTGGTAAACGGTAATGAAGAAAGATGGAGAAAGAAATGGCTTGAGCGTTCAGGAATACCTCTTGAGAAAGTAATTTATATAAATCATAGGCCGCTGACGCACTATCAGTGTGAGCAGCTATTGTTTACATCATCTGTAGTAGCAGACGCGCAACCAACAAAATGGAGTATCTCAGCCCTCAGGAGCCTTTTGGATGCTCATCCTTCAGGACAGGGAAACCGCTGGATTTGGGCTAGTCGTGCCGATATTAACCCTGCAGGAGTAAACAGAAGAGTATTTGCTTGGGAGGAAGAATTACTACAACGCTTTCCCAAATTTGAGAAAGTTTGTTTCTCAAGTTTGTCACCTGAAGAAGTAATATCTGTTTGCCGTAGTTGTAAAGTATTTGCAGGACCGCATGGTGCTGCATTTTCTAATCTATTGTTTTGCAATCCTGATACTTTAGTAGTTGAATTTTCACCAACGACAAACCTCCCTCCTTATTTTATAAGGTTGGCAGAGGTTTCTGGTCTAAATCATGTCAGTGTTGTAGCTGATTTTGAAGACTTACCAGAAAATTTTGAGAAAATTGTAGTTGCTTTAGCAGAGATATTAGAGGATGTTTGA
- a CDS encoding O-antigen ligase, translated as MKKFLEISEIVFVVFSLTFFTGGFGIGATTTSSGLIPDSVLTIIRYFIWITASAIICFNWKKALLTASRDKVLWIFTAIVLISFIWSDYKMSTLLDSREVWQMTSFGLYFATRFSLREQVKLIALTFGIGALLSTIFALGLPSIGKHGADHPGAWKGIYDYKNTLGSMMVMSAFAFLLLPINRSENRLYKWLGFSLSIVLILLSYSGSSLIIFSLIILVFLFFRRFKWQGKISVLFLDIFILLFGCVATFLFMNWVTIVTDFGKDPTFTGRTPLWNYIISKLQENPWLGYGRGAFWKPGSQYAVQAGESVASNFVAPHGHNGFLDLGLDVGLVGFSLFFVSLITAFVWALKRAYATKKSEDIWPLFFLLFLVMNNMTESYLLRITNVYWVLYVTVVLTVKQRRQFGN; from the coding sequence ATGAAAAAATTTCTAGAGATTTCTGAAATAGTATTCGTTGTTTTTAGCTTAACCTTCTTTACGGGTGGTTTCGGCATAGGCGCAACGACAACCTCATCAGGCCTAATTCCTGATTCTGTGCTCACAATAATTAGGTATTTTATTTGGATTACTGCCAGCGCGATCATTTGCTTCAACTGGAAAAAAGCTCTACTTACAGCTAGTCGAGATAAGGTTCTCTGGATTTTTACAGCAATAGTTTTAATATCATTTATCTGGTCAGACTATAAGATGTCAACTCTTCTTGATAGCCGAGAAGTCTGGCAAATGACATCTTTTGGTTTATATTTTGCTACAAGATTTAGTTTGAGAGAACAGGTAAAACTAATTGCTTTGACATTTGGTATAGGAGCTTTGCTCAGTACTATTTTTGCACTGGGACTACCTTCTATTGGCAAGCATGGTGCAGATCACCCAGGAGCATGGAAAGGAATATACGACTATAAAAATACTCTTGGCAGCATGATGGTGATGAGTGCTTTTGCTTTTTTACTGCTGCCTATTAATCGCTCGGAAAATCGTTTATATAAGTGGTTGGGATTTAGTTTGTCTATAGTTTTAATATTACTTTCTTATTCAGGAAGTTCTCTGATAATTTTCAGTCTAATTATATTAGTGTTCTTGTTTTTTCGTAGGTTCAAGTGGCAGGGCAAAATTAGTGTACTTTTCTTAGATATATTTATTCTACTCTTCGGATGCGTTGCTACATTTCTTTTTATGAACTGGGTCACCATAGTAACTGATTTTGGTAAAGATCCAACTTTTACGGGCAGAACACCTTTATGGAATTACATCATTTCTAAATTGCAGGAGAACCCGTGGTTAGGTTATGGACGTGGTGCATTTTGGAAACCAGGAAGTCAATATGCAGTGCAAGCAGGTGAATCAGTCGCGAGTAATTTCGTTGCACCCCACGGACACAATGGCTTCTTAGATTTAGGACTTGATGTGGGTTTAGTTGGATTCTCGCTTTTTTTCGTTAGTTTGATTACAGCTTTTGTTTGGGCATTAAAACGGGCTTATGCAACTAAAAAATCAGAGGACATTTGGCCTTTATTTTTCCTGCTATTTCTAGTAATGAATAATATGACAGAGAGTTATCTGCTACGGATAACAAATGTGTATTGGGTTCTTTATGTCACAGTTGTTTTAACTGTGAAGCAACGAAGGCAATTTGGCAATTAA
- a CDS encoding glycosyltransferase family 4 protein: MSKNLRIIYAVGPEDVIKAYNYWSKNQDDPSQVSVTYSSQFYELCRDIDAYGYVIAQSPQQEIVRDQRFIIERRLIPSTDASGISYHFRQIWFGLRLLISAIRFQANIIVVDNGITHWFFLSIFAWIGIKVIPSLQCTLWCKYYPPSLGEKLALRLSRNFFAFDCKAILAVSHDIAAQVDQLTLGQHQEVFEFFPTFYRADFENIPPAKIEQSPFRVLFVGRVEQSKGVFDLLEIAKRFASENRRDIKFDICGEGSLLEPLRLAAKQADVGDFFIFHGYCNKMQMKELFSSSHVVIVPTRKDFVEGFNRVVSESILSGRPVITSAVCPALYYVKDAAIEVAPNDVKAYGDALLDLYSDRQLYEEKRKACVMAQEQFYDTGKSWGNSLKSIIEKIQ; the protein is encoded by the coding sequence ATGTCTAAAAACCTCCGCATTATATACGCCGTTGGGCCGGAAGATGTCATTAAAGCCTATAATTATTGGAGTAAAAATCAAGATGACCCATCACAAGTATCAGTTACCTACTCTAGCCAGTTCTATGAACTTTGCAGAGATATAGATGCTTATGGTTACGTAATTGCACAATCTCCCCAGCAAGAAATTGTCAGAGATCAACGATTTATCATTGAGCGTCGCCTAATTCCGTCAACTGATGCATCAGGGATTTCATATCATTTCCGACAAATTTGGTTTGGATTGCGGTTACTTATTTCTGCAATTCGTTTTCAAGCCAATATCATCGTCGTAGATAATGGCATAACGCACTGGTTTTTTTTGTCTATATTTGCCTGGATAGGGATAAAAGTTATTCCGTCTCTACAATGTACCCTTTGGTGCAAATACTATCCGCCTTCTTTGGGTGAGAAACTGGCTTTGAGACTGAGCCGTAATTTTTTTGCTTTTGATTGCAAAGCAATACTCGCTGTATCCCATGACATAGCGGCACAAGTCGATCAACTTACACTTGGTCAACATCAAGAGGTTTTTGAATTCTTTCCTACCTTTTATAGAGCAGACTTTGAGAATATTCCCCCAGCTAAAATTGAGCAGTCTCCCTTCCGTGTCCTATTTGTGGGTCGAGTCGAGCAAAGCAAGGGTGTGTTCGACCTATTAGAGATTGCAAAGCGGTTTGCGTCCGAAAATAGGCGAGATATCAAGTTCGATATCTGTGGCGAAGGCTCATTACTAGAACCTCTGCGTCTTGCTGCCAAACAAGCTGATGTTGGTGACTTTTTTATATTTCATGGCTACTGCAATAAGATGCAAATGAAGGAATTATTTAGTAGCTCCCATGTCGTCATTGTACCAACCAGAAAAGATTTTGTTGAGGGTTTTAACCGAGTTGTGAGTGAGAGTATTTTATCAGGTCGTCCTGTAATTACCTCAGCAGTTTGTCCTGCTTTATACTACGTTAAGGATGCAGCCATTGAGGTAGCTCCTAATGATGTGAAAGCTTATGGCGATGCATTACTTGATTTATATAGCGATCGCCAGCTTTATGAAGAAAAGAGAAAAGCTTGTGTTATGGCACAAGAGCAATTTTACGATACTGGTAAGAGTTGGGGAAACAGCCTTAAATCTATTATTGAAAAAATTCAGTAA